The following coding sequences are from one Neodiprion lecontei isolate iyNeoLeco1 chromosome 7, iyNeoLeco1.1, whole genome shotgun sequence window:
- the LOC107224917 gene encoding retinol dehydrogenase 12 has product MVSSLCYLIFPVILVIGLLRKCRESSWGKCKSRTPLQGRVFLVTGANSGIGKETVRELARRKAVIIMACRDLHSARNAIADIRKDVVTGELIPMELDLASFASIRHFALEVLKTFSEIHVLINNAGVYAPIKDRCVTKDGFEIHFGVNHLGHFLLTNLLLDRLKESSPSRIVVLTSKLLESGQIDFSNLNGEKGLPIKGRMNPAYNNSKLANVYFATELAKRMEGTGVQVYSVCPGFTYTGLFRSVKRSWFHYILFSPVALMFLRTANQGAQTVLHCATEESLNNESGHIYRDCKMYEPKNALDSAVAERLWRVSSELTGITEKESM; this is encoded by the exons ATGGTTTCCTCGCTGTGCTACCTGATATTTCCTGTCATCCTTGTCATCGGTCTTCTGCGAAAATGTCGCGAGTCCTCCTGGGGCAAGTGTAAGAGTCGGACTCCGTTGCAGGGACGTGTCTTCCTTGTCACCGGGGCAAACTCTGGGATAGGTAAAGAGACCGTGAGAGAGCTTGCACGGAGGAAAGCAGTGATTATCATGGCCTGTCGGGATCTCCACAGCGCCAGAAACGCTATCGCGGATATTCGCAAGGATGTAGTTACCGGTGAATTG ATACCCATGGAGTTGGACCTGGCGTCGTTCGCTTCTATCAGACACTTTGCCCTCGAGGtattgaaaacattttcagAGATTCATGTGCTGATAAACAATGCTGGGGTTTACGCACCCATCAAGGATCGCTGTGTCACCAAAGATGGTTTTGAAATTCACTTTGGCGTTAATCACTTGGGACATTTCCTGCTCACAAATCTACTTCTCGATAGGCTGAAGGAAAGTTCACCTAGCAG AATCGTCGTATTGACTTCAAAGCTGTTGGAATCAGGTCAAATTGATTTCTCTAATTTGAATGGAGAAAAGGGTCTACCTATAAAGGGGCGAATGAATCCAGCTTATAACAATTCGAAATTAGCAAACGTCTATTTTGCGACTGAACTTGCAAAACGAATGGAAGGTACGGGTGTCCAGGTTTATTCCGTATGCCCAGGATTCACATACACCGGGCTCTTCAGAAGTGTTAAACGAAGTTGGTTCCATTACATACTGTTCTCTCCAGTTGCTTTGATGTTTCTTCGCACGGCAAATCAG GGTGCCCAGACCGTGCTTCATTGCGCTACTGAGGAATCTCTGAACAATGAAAGCGGACACATTTACCGCGACTGTAAAATGTACGAGCCAAAGAACGCACTAGATTCAGCAGTTGCAGAACGGTTGTGGAGAGTGAGCAGTGAACTGACTGGTATCACAGAGAAGGAATCCATGTAA